A DNA window from Massilia putida contains the following coding sequences:
- a CDS encoding flagellar hook-length control protein FliK gives MMLNTVSPSAPAQSDQQANAPAAVKDAAPAPATPSAQTDGAAPAPAQTFARWLGQQLDGAGPVLQAAVPVTQEADDDSAPPSSATAAPAGDKSTDDGKAAAAVPDSALLAAMAMPLMPLSPQQVTQAVQAAQGNPQGTTRGTDDAGKAETPAQPLAVSGQDGRRAAIALPQALQAAQAAQPEATATNVRLAVQGNAANGNAGTSSQDANADGSASQNVQAGTNTAPAAAVPGAVPLPAAQPAADTVKLAGPPTAWRQTLQETLGDRLNVHVAGNVQQATISIEPPQLGRIDIAIRHSAGTLEVNISASNGDVLRQLQTVSDNLRNDLSQRQYTEVAVTVTPAPKNSAAPFGDPQQQGRGRQRGRDQDNEPGRGLAEAGNPASVFNLGRDS, from the coding sequence ATGATGCTCAACACCGTATCCCCTTCCGCCCCGGCCCAATCGGATCAGCAGGCCAACGCGCCGGCCGCCGTCAAGGACGCCGCGCCCGCACCGGCCACACCGTCCGCACAGACCGACGGCGCCGCCCCGGCGCCGGCCCAAACGTTCGCCCGCTGGCTCGGCCAGCAACTCGACGGCGCCGGGCCGGTGCTCCAGGCGGCCGTGCCGGTCACGCAGGAAGCGGATGACGACAGCGCACCGCCGTCGAGCGCCACGGCGGCCCCGGCCGGCGACAAAAGCACCGATGACGGCAAAGCCGCCGCAGCGGTACCCGACAGCGCACTCCTGGCCGCGATGGCGATGCCCCTGATGCCGCTGTCGCCGCAACAGGTCACCCAGGCCGTACAGGCTGCCCAGGGCAATCCGCAAGGCACGACGCGTGGCACCGACGACGCCGGCAAGGCCGAGACGCCGGCCCAGCCGCTGGCCGTCTCCGGCCAGGACGGCCGCCGCGCCGCCATCGCCCTGCCCCAGGCCCTGCAAGCGGCCCAGGCCGCCCAGCCGGAAGCGACCGCCACGAACGTGCGCCTGGCCGTCCAGGGCAATGCTGCCAACGGCAACGCCGGCACCAGCAGCCAGGACGCGAACGCGGACGGATCGGCCTCCCAGAACGTGCAAGCCGGCACCAACACCGCCCCGGCCGCGGCCGTGCCGGGCGCCGTGCCCCTGCCTGCGGCCCAGCCGGCCGCCGATACCGTCAAGCTGGCCGGCCCGCCGACCGCTTGGCGCCAGACCCTGCAGGAAACGCTGGGCGACCGCCTGAACGTGCACGTCGCGGGCAACGTGCAGCAGGCCACGATCAGCATCGAGCCGCCCCAGCTGGGACGCATCGACATCGCGATCCGCCACAGCGCCGGCACGCTTGAAGTAAACATATCAGCCAGCAATGGCGACGTGCTGCGCCAGTTGCAGACCGTCAGCGACAACCTGCGCAACGATTTGTCGCAGCGCCAGTACACCGAAGTCGCGGTGACGGTGACCCCGGCTCCGAAGAATAGTGCGGCGCCGTTCGGCGACCCGCAACAGCAGGGGCGCGGCCGCCAGCGGGGCCGCGACCAGGACAACGAGCCCGGCCGCGGTCTGGCCGAGGCCGGCAATCCCGCGTCCGTGTTCAACCTCGGCCGCGACTCGTAA
- the fliS gene encoding flagellar export chaperone FliS, with protein sequence MSYQEAYSSYHATSLDAQTSRASPVELVLVLTDGLLDELARARAHIVAKRYEQRANSINKCVDIINGLSSSLDFESGGQVVANLANLYDFCVTHLHGAGIKQDPAMVDEVVKIMTTIRQGWDGVRSRNG encoded by the coding sequence ATGTCTTATCAAGAAGCCTACAGCAGCTATCACGCGACGAGTCTGGATGCACAGACCTCTCGCGCCTCGCCAGTCGAACTGGTGCTGGTTCTGACCGACGGCCTGCTCGACGAGCTGGCCCGTGCACGCGCCCATATCGTCGCCAAGCGCTACGAGCAACGCGCCAACAGCATCAACAAGTGCGTCGACATCATCAACGGCCTGTCGAGTTCCCTCGACTTCGAGAGCGGCGGCCAGGTCGTGGCCAACCTCGCCAATCTGTACGATTTCTGTGTCACGCACCTGCATGGCGCCGGCATCAAGCAGGATCCGGCGATGGTCGACGAGGTCGTGAAGATCATGACCACCATCCGCCAGGGCTGGGATGGGGTGCGGTCGCGTAATGGCTGA